Proteins found in one Deinococcota bacterium genomic segment:
- a CDS encoding AAA family ATPase: MRIEQLTIKKFRVFRDVTLENIPRMSVFVGANGTGKSTLFDVFGFLRDALTHNVRQALARRGNYREVISRGTDGPIEIELKFRAKPDDPLVTYAVSIGLKDGSPIVQREVLKYRRGQTGRPWHFLDFQNGEGVAITNEEEYEKPGAEEQREHQKLDSPDILAIKGLGQFQRFRVVSDFRRLIENWHVSDFHISDARPSQEAGYAEHLSSRGDNLALVAQYMFEDHRDVFDKVLKKIAQRVPGVEKVEATETEDGRIVLRFQDGSFKDPFIARYVSDGTIKMFAYLILLHDPSPHPLLCIEEPENQLYPELLQELAEEFRDYARRGGQVFVSTHSPDFLNGINLNEVFWLQKKEGFTVIERTKNDELLRNLVAEGDSLGTLWRQGLFEGAYP; encoded by the coding sequence ATGCGCATAGAACAACTAACCATCAAGAAATTCCGTGTCTTTAGGGACGTTACATTAGAAAATATTCCGAGGATGTCCGTCTTTGTTGGAGCTAACGGTACAGGAAAGAGCACACTTTTTGATGTGTTTGGCTTCTTACGCGATGCGCTGACACATAATGTAAGACAAGCATTAGCTCGACGAGGCAACTACCGCGAAGTAATAAGCAGAGGCACAGACGGTCCAATTGAAATTGAGCTCAAATTCCGTGCAAAACCTGATGATCCACTTGTCACCTACGCAGTCAGCATAGGATTGAAGGACGGTTCTCCGATTGTTCAACGGGAGGTTCTGAAGTACCGTCGAGGACAGACAGGACGACCTTGGCACTTCCTTGATTTTCAAAATGGTGAGGGGGTGGCAATTACCAATGAAGAGGAATACGAAAAACCCGGAGCAGAAGAACAACGCGAGCATCAAAAACTTGACTCGCCGGATATTCTAGCTATTAAAGGTTTGGGGCAATTTCAGCGCTTTCGAGTAGTTAGTGATTTTCGCAGACTTATCGAAAATTGGCATGTATCGGATTTTCATATATCTGATGCGCGTCCAAGCCAAGAAGCAGGTTACGCCGAACACCTGTCCTCACGTGGTGATAATCTGGCACTGGTTGCACAATACATGTTCGAAGATCATCGGGATGTGTTTGATAAAGTCCTTAAAAAGATAGCTCAGCGCGTTCCCGGCGTAGAAAAAGTGGAGGCTACAGAAACAGAGGATGGCCGAATCGTCCTCCGCTTTCAAGACGGCTCCTTTAAGGATCCTTTTATCGCACGATATGTCAGCGATGGAACCATAAAAATGTTTGCTTATCTGATTTTACTGCATGACCCTAGTCCACACCCGTTGCTATGTATTGAAGAACCCGAGAATCAACTCTACCCGGAACTTTTACAGGAGTTGGCTGAAGAGTTTCGTGATTACGCCCGACGTGGTGGCCAGGTATTTGTATCGACCCACTCTCCAGACTTTTTAAATGGTATCAACCTAAACGAAGTCTTTTGGTTACAAAAGAAAGAGGGATTCACAGTTATTGAGCGAACTAAGAATGACGAACTGCTCCGCAATTTAGTGGCGGAAGGCGATTCTCTTGGTACGCTTTGGCGACAAGGGTTATTCGAAGGGGCTTATCCATAA